In a single window of the Drosophila subpulchrella strain 33 F10 #4 breed RU33 chromosome X, RU_Dsub_v1.1 Primary Assembly, whole genome shotgun sequence genome:
- the LOC119557050 gene encoding uncharacterized protein LOC119557050 — protein sequence MGMPASVLYSGSREGNFEGGIGFMNKIVLKVHQLIDAVFNRTEIHYDTGLVAGLVSIAVVIGACVIHVIMKRQKYQSIVIGAPLEEGDQVDPNLTCDETTEEEEAEDSGEADEEGEADTLMNEEYLEESMSDDVTDGSEELESNVQQDTLQTAEVPPLEIAELDLDEVVEVAAVVPEPRTKSPPKKKSGIKPVATMYSKEESYKVIPAREAGPMEPLNKLMTPRTLAAMHRTSVAVQCPAPPVPPPKPEDRPGSARRGRN from the exons ATGGGAATGCCTGCCTCAGTTTTATACTCGGGTTCTCGTGAAGGAAATTTCG AGGGTGGAATTGGATTTATGAACAAGATCGTGTTGAAGGTCCATCAGCTCATTGATGCAGTGTTTAATCGTACCGAGATCCATTACGATACCGGTTTGGTGGCCGGACTGGTCAGCATTGCCGTTGTCATTGGCGCATGCGTAATACATGTGATCATGAAACGTCAGAAGTATCAG AGCATCGTTATCGGTGCGCCCCTCGAGGAAGGCGATCAAGTTGACCCGAACCTCACCTGTGATGAGACCACAGAGGAAGAGGAAGCCGAGGACAGTGGGGAGGCCGATGAGGAGGGTGAGGCCGATACCCTGATGAACGAGGAATATTTGGAAGAGTCGATGTCGGATGACGTCACCGATGGCTCCGAGGAGCTGGAATCCAATGTCCAGCAAGACACACTCCAGACTGCAGAGGTGCCACCGCTCGAAATCGCCGAGCTCGATTTGGATGAGGTCGTGGAGGTTGCAGCCGTTGTCCCGGAGCCGAGAACCAAGAGCCCTCCCAAGAAGAAGTCGGGCATCAAGCCCGTTGCCACCATGTATAGCAAGGAGGAGAGCTATAAGGTGATCCCGGCCAGGGAGGCTGGCCCCATGGAGCCGCTCAACAAGCTGATGACTCCCCGCACCCTGGCTGCCATGCACCGCACCTCGGTTGCCGTTCAGTGCCCGGCTCCTCCGGTTCCGCCCCCGAAGCCCGAGGATCGTCCCGGCTCTGCGAGGCGTGGACGAAACTAA